The Bacillota bacterium genome includes a region encoding these proteins:
- the yqeB gene encoding selenium-dependent molybdenum cofactor biosynthesis protein YqeB, producing MSSRESNRPGDFPSLGPVLILGAGDLATGVAYRLYRAGFPIFMTELPEPLAVRRTVAFSECVFRGSVVVEGVKAVRVESAEEALWTTRAPGMNGVIPVIVDPEGAAQQAIGAPVMIDARMSKRKNLGTTITDAQVVIGLGPGFEAGVDCHAVVETARGHYLGQVIYHGSAQRFNGQPGSVRGHSLERVLRAPQDGIFRTFVELGSRVEADQVVAMVAPPEAAIAMVAGAAPIPIHAAISGIVRGLLREGAPVKEEQKVGDIDPRFDPEALNYISDKARAVAGGALEAVTCLLWGRPPA from the coding sequence ATGTCGTCGAGAGAGTCCAACAGACCAGGTGATTTCCCCAGTCTCGGCCCGGTCCTGATCCTCGGGGCCGGCGACCTGGCCACCGGCGTCGCCTACCGGCTCTACCGAGCCGGCTTTCCCATCTTCATGACCGAGCTGCCCGAGCCCCTGGCGGTCCGCCGCACCGTGGCCTTTTCCGAGTGTGTCTTTCGAGGCAGTGTGGTCGTGGAAGGGGTCAAGGCGGTGAGGGTCGAGTCGGCCGAGGAGGCCCTCTGGACGACGCGGGCCCCGGGGATGAACGGGGTCATCCCGGTCATCGTCGACCCGGAAGGCGCGGCCCAGCAAGCCATCGGCGCGCCGGTCATGATCGACGCCAGGATGAGCAAGCGCAAGAACCTGGGCACGACCATAACCGACGCCCAGGTGGTCATCGGGCTGGGGCCGGGGTTCGAGGCCGGCGTCGATTGTCACGCCGTCGTGGAGACGGCCCGCGGGCACTACCTCGGCCAGGTCATCTATCACGGCTCGGCCCAGCGCTTTAACGGGCAGCCCGGCTCGGTCCGCGGCCACAGCCTCGAGCGCGTCTTGCGCGCCCCCCAGGACGGCATTTTTCGGACTTTCGTCGAACTGGGCAGCCGGGTCGAGGCCGATCAGGTGGTGGCCATGGTCGCCCCGCCTGAAGCGGCGATTGCGATGGTGGCCGGCGCCGCTCCGATTCCCATTCACGCGGCCATTTCTGGCATCGTCCGGGGACTCCTCCGCGAGGGGGCGCCGGTCAAGGAAGAGCAGAAGGTGGGGGACATCGACCCGCGCTTCGACCCCGAAGCCCTGAACTACATCTCCGACAAGGCCAGGGCGGTGGCGGGCGGGGCCCTCGAGGCCGTCACCT